Part of the Paenibacillus sp. JNUCC32 genome is shown below.
AGCGGCCCTGTACCGATTCTTCATACGTTTTGCCGGCCGAATTGCGGCTGGCTGCAATGGTGGTCACTTCGAACCATGGATGCCCATCCAGCAATTGCATAAAACGTTGACCCACCATTCCTGTTCCACCGACTATACCTACTCTAAGTTTTTGTGACATTCGCTACTCATATCCTTTCAATAATGGCGTCATGTTCCCATACATCGATGTACCGTACGGACAAAAGCATGCAATAAATAAGCTACTACTAGATAATTATTCAATCCGGCAAGATCCGTGTAGGTTTCCCGCCTTGTACCATCGTATTTCTTTAGATATAAGAAAAGTTTACTTTCTCAGAAGACGGACCGCTTATATCAGAACGGTTACTTACGATATAAGAACGGCAAGCCACTGATGTCTAACCTTTTTGATCACTTAACAAAAAAATCCCACCCCCAAGACCGTAAGTCTCAGGGACGAGATTGTTATACTCGCGGTACCACCCCAAATTTGCCAATATGTCACCATATTCGCCTCATCGAGTACGGCATTACACTGGAATGCAGATACTCTAGCTCTGTAACAGGAGCTCCTGGCACACCATCCCCCTCCGTTGAGAGTTCCTTGTGCTGCTCAGAGTCTTTTTTCAATAAAGAACGCTTCGCCCCTTTTCAGCTGCCGGAGCTCTCTGTACAAGAATTCGTTTATTTACTCGTCTCGTCATCGCATTTGTTATGATTATTATATATAAAACCATTTCGTCGGTAAACCATATTTATAAAATTTTCACGAGAATGATCAAGATGGTTAAGACCTGTTCCTGTCGTGACACCTACTCGGCATAACCGATTTCCCCGTTAATGACCGTCATTCTAACCTTCGTCTCCAGCAACTCGTCCGGATCCATCCCATCATGCAAGCAGCGATCCACCACCGTGAAATCGGCATATTTGCCCAATTCCAGTGTTCCTCGTTGATCTGCTTCTCCTGCTGCCCCAGCGCTGCCGAGCGTAAACAGCCCAATCGCTTCCGTCAGGCTGAGCTTCTCCTTAGGCAAATAGCCTGCGTGATGCTCCTCCGGCTTGCGTCTGGTAATGGCAGCATGAATCCCGAGCAGCGGATTCAGCGGCTCTATGGGAGCGTCGCTGCCGCCGGAACAAGGCAGCCCCGAACGCAGCCACTTCTTCCATGCATACAAACAGCTTGTCCGATCAGGACCTACGCGCTCCAGCACCCATGGAAAATCGCTGGGCACAAACCGAGGCTGCAGGTCCACGGCCAGCTTCAGCTTGCTCATTCGCTTAACCGTATCGGGATGTACAATTTGGGCATGAATGAAGCGGTCGGGAAGCTTCGCAGCTCTGCTAAGCGGAAGGATTTCAAGCACATCCGTCATCATCTCTGCCGCGCCGTCACCGATCGCATGAAAAGCAACGGGATAACCCAGCCTGCGCGCCCTGCCAACAATCTCCCTTAGCTCCTCTGGCGAATGCATGGCCAGTCCGCGGGTATGCGGCGCATCATGGTAAGGCTCCTTGAGCAGCGCCGTTCTTCCTCCAACCGCCCCGTCCGCGAACAATTTAACCGCTCCGATGCGATTCCATTCGTTCCCGCTGCCTGCCTTGACGCCGAGCTCCTCCATTTCATCAAGAAAGCCATGGAACATCAGCTGATGGGTACGGAAGCGCAGTCCCTCCTCGCGCAGTTCACGATGGATCCGCAGCATCGCTTCCACGCTGCCCAGCAGGCGGAGGTCTTCCGTATGCGCTGCCGTCAGGCCGAGCCGAAGGGCATCACGGCATGCCTGAAGCATCGCAGCTTTCAGCTTGGACGGGTCAGGCTCCGGCTGGACCATGGTAAAAGGCACCGAAGCATTCTCGTAAATGCAGCCGTTCAACCGGCCATCGGCATCCCGGCCGAAAGCGCCGGACTCCGGATCGGGCGTGTCTGCAGTGATCCCCGCTCTTCGAAACGCTTCCGAATTACCGAGGAAAGCATGGAAACAGGTTCTCGTCAGATATACAGGATGCTCCGTAGTGATGTCGTCAAGCTCCATCATATTCGGGATTACCGGGTCCGGAAAATGGTTCTCGTTCCAATTCAGCCCCATGATCCACTCCCCAGGCGGCGTTACCGCAGCCCGAGCTCGCAGCATAGCCAGCATCTCGTCTTTCGAAGCCGCCTCGGTGAAGTCCAGCATGCCCAGCTTGAGTCCGTGCATGCCGAGATGCATATGGGCATCCACCAGGCCTGGCAGCACGAAAGCCCCCTCCCAATCCACCGTTCGATAATCCCGTCCCGATAACTGCAGACGCAACTCGGCCGCACTTCCCATGGCACGAATGATGCCGTCTTCTACATATATCGAATCCGCAGTCGTTGCAGCGTGCGGTGAATAAAGAAGACCGTTTGTAAAAAGGACAGGTTCCATGTGTCTGATTCCTCCGGATTTTTCCCATTATTATACCAGACATGCCTTCAGCTCGTCAGCCGGCGCAGCCCCAAGGCAACCCTCCCCAAAATGAAACAGGCGGTCCCAAACGGGACTGCCTGTCCAAGCTTAATTGATTTTGGTGAAAGCCCACTTCTGCGCATCCGTGCCATTGTCCGTCCATTGCTGAACGGCAGCCCCGTCCGCGGTGGAGGCACTGGCTACATCGACTGCAAGCCCGCTCGCTTTGGACACAAGTTTATAATAACCGCCTCCAACATCAATGATCCTCCATCGCTGTGCATCCGTACCATTATCATTCCATTGCTGCAGCTGAACGCCGGCGGAAGTGGACGAATTCGGCACATCGAGAACTTTGCCGCTATGCACGGCCGTGAGTTTGTAGTATCCGTCTCCCGTGCTTTCCACCCGGAACCTTTGGTTATTGGCGACGTAGTTGGT
Proteins encoded:
- a CDS encoding amidohydrolase, giving the protein MEPVLFTNGLLYSPHAATTADSIYVEDGIIRAMGSAAELRLQLSGRDYRTVDWEGAFVLPGLVDAHMHLGMHGLKLGMLDFTEAASKDEMLAMLRARAAVTPPGEWIMGLNWNENHFPDPVIPNMMELDDITTEHPVYLTRTCFHAFLGNSEAFRRAGITADTPDPESGAFGRDADGRLNGCIYENASVPFTMVQPEPDPSKLKAAMLQACRDALRLGLTAAHTEDLRLLGSVEAMLRIHRELREEGLRFRTHQLMFHGFLDEMEELGVKAGSGNEWNRIGAVKLFADGAVGGRTALLKEPYHDAPHTRGLAMHSPEELREIVGRARRLGYPVAFHAIGDGAAEMMTDVLEILPLSRAAKLPDRFIHAQIVHPDTVKRMSKLKLAVDLQPRFVPSDFPWVLERVGPDRTSCLYAWKKWLRSGLPCSGGSDAPIEPLNPLLGIHAAITRRKPEEHHAGYLPKEKLSLTEAIGLFTLGSAGAAGEADQRGTLELGKYADFTVVDRCLHDGMDPDELLETKVRMTVINGEIGYAE